The following proteins come from a genomic window of Pseudomonas sp. MAG733B:
- a CDS encoding low specificity L-threonine aldolase: MTDKSQQFASDNYSGICPEAWAAMEQANHGHQRAYGDDEWTARASDDFRKLFETDCEVFFAFNGTAANSLALSSLCQSYHSVICSETAHVETDECGAPEFFSNGSKLLIARTENGKLTPESIREVALKRQDIHYPKPRVVTLTQATEVGSVYTPEEIRAISATCKELGLNLHMDGARFSNACAFLGCTPADLTWKAGVDVLCFGGTKNGMAVGEAILFFNHKLAEDFDYRCKQAGQLASKMRFLSAPWVGILENHAWLKYARHANHCAQLLAELVSDIPGVELMFPVQANGVFLQLSEPAIAALTAKGWRFYTFIGNGGARFMCSWDTEEERVRELARDIREVMA, encoded by the coding sequence ATGACCGATAAGAGCCAACAATTCGCCAGCGACAACTATTCCGGCATTTGCCCTGAAGCCTGGGCCGCCATGGAACAGGCCAACCATGGCCACCAGCGCGCTTACGGCGACGACGAGTGGACCGCCCGCGCGTCCGACGATTTCCGCAAACTGTTCGAAACCGACTGCGAAGTGTTCTTCGCCTTCAACGGCACCGCCGCCAACTCGTTGGCCCTGTCGTCGCTGTGCCAGAGTTACCACAGTGTGATCTGCTCGGAAACCGCCCACGTCGAAACCGACGAATGCGGCGCACCGGAATTCTTCTCCAACGGCTCCAAGTTGCTGATCGCCCGTACTGAAAACGGCAAACTGACGCCGGAATCGATCCGCGAAGTCGCGCTCAAGCGCCAGGACATCCACTATCCGAAACCACGCGTGGTGACCCTGACCCAGGCCACCGAAGTCGGCAGCGTCTACACCCCGGAAGAAATCCGCGCCATCAGCGCCACCTGCAAAGAGCTGGGCCTGAACCTGCACATGGACGGCGCGCGTTTCTCCAACGCCTGCGCATTCCTCGGCTGCACCCCGGCGGACCTGACCTGGAAGGCCGGCGTCGACGTGCTGTGCTTCGGCGGCACGAAAAACGGCATGGCCGTGGGCGAGGCGATCCTGTTCTTCAACCACAAACTCGCTGAAGACTTCGACTACCGCTGCAAACAGGCCGGGCAACTGGCGTCGAAAATGCGCTTCCTGTCAGCGCCGTGGGTCGGCATCCTGGAAAACCACGCCTGGCTCAAATACGCCCGCCACGCCAACCACTGCGCGCAATTGCTCGCAGAGCTGGTCAGCGACATTCCAGGCGTGGAACTGATGTTCCCGGTGCAGGCCAATGGTGTTTTCCTGCAACTCTCGGAACCGGCCATCGCCGCACTGACCGCCAAGGGCTGGCGCTTCTACACCTTCATCGGCAACGGCGGCGCACGCTTCATGTGCTCGTGGGACACCGAGGAAGAGCGCGTGCGTGAGTTGGCCCGCGACATCCGTGAAGTGATGGCGTAA
- a CDS encoding retropepsin-like aspartic protease encodes MCASSGLMSAPRTEAPEQDFDRWLASEAGQKASLAQIRQRCEQVLDAANNLNCSVSVVARMFELKAANQLPDYFVATQRKHARAIEANAELKMLFSMFGDESLSTLRTTGDFSVRRSRQREVLTIHPYSSEHFVSDEVLPFIDVKAANGHSVRFIVDTGAPQTRINYATAKLMGIRLLTDSHYAYSTFYGESDLAAKLGVLDALSIGASEFRNVLVFVSDRDNLLGLDLISKLGPLKISRKTLELNPARAVRCDSPITYTRLDINQRLTIPARLDNRATFAIVDTGNVDYLTSAAPGPQVNVVTSMTPGNSPANATDQHYQTFKGVLKLPGNTLALTYKYYPGFTIPASMLLGRYVPSILLGWRAFDDFELNLDIEAGRSCFNKV; translated from the coding sequence ATGTGCGCGTCTTCGGGATTGATGTCTGCTCCCCGGACGGAAGCGCCTGAGCAGGATTTTGATCGGTGGCTGGCGTCAGAGGCGGGGCAGAAAGCCTCGCTGGCGCAGATACGCCAGCGCTGTGAGCAAGTACTGGATGCGGCCAACAACCTCAATTGCTCCGTATCCGTGGTTGCCCGGATGTTCGAGCTCAAAGCGGCCAATCAGCTTCCCGACTACTTCGTGGCGACCCAGCGCAAACACGCCCGAGCAATCGAAGCCAATGCCGAGTTGAAAATGCTGTTTTCCATGTTCGGCGATGAATCGCTGTCGACGCTGAGAACGACCGGCGATTTCTCGGTGAGAAGAAGCCGGCAGCGTGAAGTGCTGACGATTCACCCGTACTCCAGCGAACATTTCGTCTCCGACGAGGTACTGCCGTTCATCGACGTCAAAGCGGCAAACGGTCACTCAGTACGATTCATTGTCGATACCGGCGCCCCGCAAACCCGGATCAACTACGCCACCGCCAAGCTGATGGGGATCAGGTTACTGACCGACTCCCACTACGCCTACAGCACGTTTTACGGCGAGAGCGACCTGGCTGCCAAACTTGGCGTCCTTGACGCCTTGAGCATCGGCGCCAGTGAGTTCAGGAACGTCCTGGTGTTTGTCAGTGATCGCGACAACTTGCTGGGGCTCGATCTGATCAGCAAGCTCGGGCCGTTGAAAATCAGCAGGAAAACCCTGGAGCTCAACCCCGCGCGCGCCGTGCGGTGCGATTCGCCGATTACCTACACCCGCCTGGATATCAATCAGCGGCTGACCATCCCTGCGCGGCTGGACAACCGGGCGACGTTCGCGATTGTCGATACCGGCAATGTCGATTACCTGACCTCGGCTGCTCCGGGGCCTCAGGTCAATGTCGTCACGTCGATGACCCCGGGCAACTCACCGGCCAACGCTACCGATCAGCATTACCAGACCTTCAAAGGCGTGTTGAAGTTGCCGGGCAACACCTTGGCGCTCACCTACAAATACTATCCGGGGTTCACCATTCCTGCGTCCATGCTGCTTGGGCGCTACGTGCCATCGATCTTGCTCGGGTGGCGTGCATTCGACGACTTTGAGTTAAACCTAGATATCGAGGCGGGGCGGTCGTGTTTTAACAAGGTTTGA
- the gbcB gene encoding glycine-betaine demethylase subunit GbcB, with product MSNSFLNPVTTQTWANGRHIVRCVKVIQETWDVRTFCFMADQPILFFFKPGQFVTLELEIEGQPIMRSYTISSSPSVPYSFSVTIKRVPGGKVSNWLHDTLHEGQELAVHGPVGLFNAMDFTAPKVLYLSGGVGITPVMSMARWFYDTNGNVDMVFIHSARSPKDIIYHRELEHMASRIENFSLHLICEKHGMGEPWAGYRGYLNHRMLELMAPDFLEREVFCCGPTPYMNAVKRLLEAAGFDMSRYHEESFGATPPEARADAVEHAEQAADAPELDLADLHQVEFTASGKSIRIAPGETVHAAAAKAGLLIPKACGMGICGTCKVLKLGGEVEMEHNGGITEEDEAEGYILSCCSVPKGDVRIEF from the coding sequence ATGTCCAACAGCTTCCTGAACCCGGTAACCACCCAGACCTGGGCCAATGGTCGACACATCGTCCGTTGCGTCAAAGTCATCCAGGAAACCTGGGATGTGCGCACCTTCTGTTTCATGGCCGACCAGCCGATCCTGTTCTTCTTCAAGCCGGGGCAGTTCGTCACCCTGGAGCTGGAAATCGAAGGCCAGCCGATCATGCGCTCGTACACCATTTCCAGCTCGCCGTCGGTACCGTACAGCTTTTCGGTGACCATCAAGCGCGTGCCGGGCGGCAAGGTTTCCAACTGGCTGCACGACACCCTGCACGAAGGCCAGGAGCTGGCGGTACACGGCCCGGTCGGGCTGTTCAATGCCATGGACTTCACCGCGCCAAAGGTGCTTTACCTCAGCGGCGGCGTCGGTATCACACCGGTCATGTCCATGGCGCGCTGGTTCTACGACACCAACGGCAATGTCGACATGGTGTTTATCCACAGCGCTCGTTCGCCCAAGGACATCATTTATCACCGCGAGCTGGAGCATATGGCGTCGCGGATCGAAAACTTCAGCCTGCACCTGATCTGCGAGAAGCACGGGATGGGTGAGCCGTGGGCCGGTTATCGCGGTTACCTCAACCACCGAATGCTTGAATTGATGGCGCCGGACTTCCTTGAGCGCGAAGTGTTCTGCTGCGGCCCGACGCCGTACATGAATGCGGTCAAACGCCTGCTGGAAGCCGCCGGTTTCGACATGTCGCGCTACCACGAGGAATCCTTCGGCGCGACTCCGCCGGAAGCGCGCGCCGATGCAGTGGAACACGCCGAGCAGGCGGCCGACGCACCGGAACTCGACTTGGCGGATCTGCATCAGGTGGAATTCACCGCATCGGGGAAAAGCATTCGCATTGCGCCGGGCGAAACCGTTCACGCGGCGGCAGCGAAGGCTGGCTTGCTGATCCCGAAAGCCTGCGGCATGGGTATTTGCGGCACCTGCAAGGTGTTGAAGCTCGGCGGCGAAGTGGAGATGGAGCACAACGGCGGGATCACCGAAGAAGACGAAGCCGAAGGGTACATTCTGTCGTGCTGCAGTGTGCCGAAGGGCGACGTGCGCATCGAGTTCTGA
- the gbcA gene encoding glycine-betaine demethylase subunit GbcA: MDVTTTLSLGDPLEPARKATAQMLQERERTFSLPQPFYSDERLFDIDMQEIFQKEWLIAGMTCEIPTKGNYLTLQVGKNPIIVIRGAEGVVHAFHNVCRHRGSRLCTSEKGKVAKLVCHYHQWTYELDGRLLFAGTEMGADFDMKQYGLKPVNVKTAGGYIFISLAENPPAIDDFLSTLSHYMEPYDMENTKVAITTTLMEKANWKLVLENNRECYHCNASHPELLKTLLEWDDVTDPRADQAFKDHVAASAAAWEAEKIPYAHASFGLRNRIVRMPLLKGTVSMTLDGKQGCAKLMGRIKNPDLGSMRILHLPHSWNHCMGDHIIVFTVWPISAQETMVTTKWVVHKDAVEGVDYDVDRMRQVWDATNDQDRRLAEENQRGINSTAYQPGPYSKTYEFGVVNFVDWYSERLLSNLGAEPAPYLKGVPVQG; encoded by the coding sequence ATGGACGTCACTACTACCCTGAGCCTGGGCGATCCGCTGGAACCCGCACGCAAGGCCACCGCGCAAATGCTGCAAGAGCGCGAGCGCACGTTCTCGCTGCCGCAGCCGTTTTACTCGGACGAGCGCCTGTTTGATATCGACATGCAGGAAATCTTTCAGAAAGAGTGGTTGATCGCCGGCATGACCTGCGAAATCCCAACCAAGGGCAACTACCTGACCCTGCAAGTGGGCAAGAACCCGATCATCGTGATTCGCGGCGCCGAAGGCGTGGTGCATGCGTTCCACAACGTCTGCCGCCACCGTGGCTCGCGCCTGTGCACCAGCGAAAAAGGCAAGGTCGCCAAACTGGTCTGCCACTACCACCAGTGGACGTACGAACTCGACGGCCGCCTGCTGTTCGCCGGCACCGAAATGGGTGCCGACTTCGACATGAAGCAGTACGGCCTCAAACCGGTGAACGTGAAGACCGCTGGCGGCTACATCTTCATCAGCCTGGCGGAGAACCCGCCGGCCATCGATGACTTCCTGTCGACGCTCAGCCATTACATGGAACCGTACGACATGGAAAACACCAAGGTGGCGATCACCACCACCTTGATGGAAAAGGCCAACTGGAAACTGGTGCTGGAAAACAACCGCGAGTGCTACCACTGCAACGCGTCGCACCCGGAACTATTGAAAACCCTGCTCGAATGGGACGACGTCACCGACCCGCGCGCCGATCAGGCGTTCAAGGACCACGTGGCCGCCTCCGCCGCTGCCTGGGAAGCCGAGAAGATCCCTTACGCCCACGCCAGCTTCGGCCTGCGCAACCGCATCGTGCGCATGCCGCTGCTCAAGGGCACCGTGTCGATGACCCTGGACGGCAAACAGGGCTGCGCCAAGCTCATGGGCCGCATCAAGAATCCGGACCTGGGCTCGATGCGCATCCTGCACCTGCCGCACTCCTGGAACCACTGCATGGGCGACCACATCATCGTGTTCACCGTGTGGCCGATCAGCGCGCAGGAAACCATGGTCACCACCAAGTGGGTCGTGCACAAGGACGCCGTCGAAGGCGTGGACTACGACGTCGACCGCATGCGCCAGGTGTGGGACGCCACCAACGACCAGGACCGTCGCCTGGCCGAAGAGAACCAGCGCGGGATCAACTCCACCGCTTACCAGCCTGGGCCTTACTCCAAGACTTATGAGTTTGGTGTGGTGAACTTTGTGGATTGGTACAGCGAGCGTTTGCTGAGCAATCTGGGGGCTGAGCCTGCGCCTTACCTCAAGGGTGTTCCAGTTCAGGGTTAA
- a CDS encoding NAD(P)-dependent oxidoreductase encodes MSLQGKTLFITGASRGIGREIALRAARDGANIVIAAKSAEPHAKLPGTIFSVAQEVEAAGGKALALQVDVRDEVAVREALAQANEHFGAIDALVNNAGAIKLTGVQHIELKRFDLMHQINTRAVLLCSQAALPYLKKSSGHILNLSPPLNLASKWFAQYSPYTVTKYGMSMLTLGMSEEFKNYGISVNSLWPQTMIATAAIEFQLGSRESFKHARTPAIMADAAHIILSSHGRSLTGRLLIDEEILRESGVTEFNHYRFEPDSDDKLMTDLFVD; translated from the coding sequence ATGTCATTGCAAGGCAAAACCCTGTTCATCACCGGTGCCAGCCGTGGCATAGGCCGCGAGATTGCGCTGCGCGCTGCGCGTGATGGCGCCAACATCGTGATCGCCGCCAAAAGTGCCGAACCCCACGCCAAGCTGCCGGGGACGATTTTCAGTGTGGCGCAGGAAGTGGAAGCCGCGGGCGGCAAGGCGCTGGCCTTGCAAGTGGACGTGCGCGATGAAGTCGCCGTGCGTGAGGCGCTGGCCCAGGCCAATGAACATTTCGGCGCGATCGATGCGCTGGTCAACAACGCCGGGGCGATCAAGTTGACCGGGGTTCAGCACATCGAACTCAAGCGTTTCGACCTGATGCACCAGATCAACACCCGCGCCGTTTTGCTGTGCAGTCAGGCGGCGTTGCCCTACCTGAAGAAGTCCAGTGGACACATTCTCAACCTGTCCCCGCCCTTGAACCTCGCCAGCAAATGGTTCGCCCAATACAGCCCGTACACCGTGACCAAATACGGCATGAGCATGCTGACCCTGGGCATGAGCGAGGAATTCAAGAATTACGGGATCAGCGTCAACTCACTGTGGCCGCAGACGATGATTGCCACGGCGGCGATCGAATTTCAGTTGGGGTCACGGGAGTCGTTCAAGCATGCGCGTACACCAGCGATCATGGCGGATGCGGCGCATATCATCCTGAGCAGCCACGGGCGCAGCCTGACCGGGCGCTTGTTGATTGATGAGGAGATTTTGCGGGAAAGCGGGGTGACCGAATTCAATCATTATCGTTTCGAGCCGGACAGCGACGACAAGCTGATGACTGACCTGTTCGTCGACTGA
- the glyA gene encoding serine hydroxymethyltransferase, with translation MFSKQDQIQGYDDALLAAMNAEEQRQEDHIELIASENYTSKRVMEAQGSGLTNKYAEGYPGKRYYGGCEHVDKVEALAIERAKQLFGADYANVQPHSGSSANSAVYLALLQAGDTILGMSLAHGGHLTHGAKVSSSGKLYNAVQYGIDTKTGLIDYDEVERLAVECKPKMIVAGFSAYSKTLDFPRFRQIADKVGALLFVDMAHVAGLVAAGLYPNPLPYADVVTTTTHKTLRGPRGGLILCKANEEIEKKLNAAVFPGAQGGPLMHVIAGKAVCFKEALEPGFKAYQQQVIDNAQAMAGVFIKRGYDVVSGGTDNHLFLVSLIRQGLTGKEADAALGRAHITVNKNAVPNDPQSPFVTSGLRIGTPAVTTRGFKVSQCVTLAGWICDILDNLGDADVEANVAQQVSALCADFPVYR, from the coding sequence ATGTTCAGCAAGCAAGACCAGATCCAGGGTTACGACGATGCACTGCTGGCGGCGATGAATGCCGAGGAGCAACGTCAGGAAGATCACATCGAGCTGATCGCGTCGGAGAACTACACCAGCAAGCGCGTGATGGAAGCGCAAGGCAGCGGCCTGACCAACAAGTACGCCGAAGGCTATCCGGGCAAGCGCTACTACGGTGGCTGCGAGCACGTCGACAAGGTCGAAGCCCTGGCCATCGAGCGCGCCAAGCAGCTGTTCGGTGCCGATTACGCCAACGTCCAGCCTCACTCCGGTTCCTCGGCCAACAGCGCCGTGTACCTGGCCCTGCTGCAAGCCGGCGACACCATCCTCGGCATGAGCCTGGCCCACGGCGGTCACCTGACCCACGGCGCCAAAGTGTCGTCTTCGGGCAAGCTGTACAACGCCGTGCAGTACGGCATCGACACCAAGACCGGCCTGATCGATTACGACGAAGTCGAGCGCCTGGCCGTCGAGTGCAAGCCGAAGATGATCGTTGCCGGTTTCTCGGCTTACTCCAAGACGCTGGACTTCCCACGTTTCCGTCAGATCGCCGACAAGGTTGGCGCGCTGCTGTTCGTCGACATGGCCCACGTTGCCGGTCTGGTCGCCGCTGGCCTGTACCCGAACCCGCTGCCGTATGCCGACGTGGTCACCACCACCACCCACAAGACCCTGCGTGGTCCACGTGGCGGCCTTATCCTGTGCAAGGCCAATGAAGAAATCGAGAAGAAGCTCAACGCTGCGGTATTCCCCGGTGCCCAGGGCGGCCCGCTGATGCACGTGATCGCCGGTAAGGCCGTGTGCTTCAAAGAGGCGCTGGAGCCAGGCTTCAAGGCTTACCAACAACAAGTGATCGACAACGCCCAGGCCATGGCCGGCGTGTTTATCAAACGCGGCTACGATGTAGTGTCCGGCGGTACCGACAACCACCTGTTCCTGGTCAGCCTGATCCGTCAGGGCCTCACCGGCAAAGAGGCGGATGCAGCACTCGGTCGCGCCCACATCACCGTTAACAAGAACGCTGTCCCGAACGATCCACAGTCGCCGTTCGTGACCTCCGGCCTGCGCATCGGCACCCCGGCGGTGACCACGCGCGGCTTCAAGGTGAGCCAGTGCGTGACGCTGGCCGGCTGGATCTGCGACATCCTCGACAACCTCGGCGACGCCGATGTCGAGGCCAATGTTGCCCAGCAAGTGTCGGCACTGTGCGCGGACTTCCCGGTTTATCGCTGA
- a CDS encoding sarcosine oxidase subunit beta — MQRYSGFGLFKHSLSHHENWQRMWRTPTPKKVYDVVIVGGGGHGLATAYYLAKEHGITNVAVVEKGWLGGGNTARNTTIVRSNYLWDESAHLYEHAMKLWEGLSQDLNYNVMFSQRGVYNLCHTLQDIRDSERRVSANRLNGVDGELLDAKQVADEIPYLDCSKNTRYPVMGATVQRRGGVARHDAVAWGFARAADALGVDLIQQTEVIGFRKENGVCIGVETNKGFIGAKRVGVVTAGNSGHMAKLAGFRLPIESHPLQALVSEPIKPIIDSVIMSNAVHGYISQSDKGDLVIGAGIDGYNGYGQRGSYPVIEHTIQAIVEMFPVLSRVRMNRQWGGIVDTTPDACPIISKTPVPNMFFNCGWGTGGFKATPGSGNVFAASLAKGEMHPLAAPFSIDRFHNGALIDEHGAAAVAH, encoded by the coding sequence ATGCAACGCTATTCGGGCTTCGGCCTCTTCAAACACTCCCTCAGCCACCACGAAAACTGGCAGCGCATGTGGCGCACGCCGACCCCGAAAAAGGTCTACGACGTGGTCATCGTCGGCGGTGGCGGGCACGGTCTGGCGACCGCCTACTACCTGGCCAAGGAACACGGCATTACCAATGTGGCCGTGGTCGAGAAGGGCTGGCTGGGCGGCGGTAACACCGCGCGCAACACCACCATCGTTCGCTCCAACTACCTGTGGGACGAATCGGCGCACCTGTACGAACACGCGATGAAACTGTGGGAAGGCCTGTCCCAGGATCTGAACTACAACGTGATGTTCTCCCAGCGTGGCGTCTACAACCTGTGCCACACCCTGCAGGATATCCGTGATTCCGAGCGTCGGGTCAGCGCCAACCGCCTCAACGGCGTCGACGGTGAACTGCTCGATGCCAAGCAAGTGGCCGACGAGATTCCGTACCTCGACTGCTCGAAGAACACTCGCTACCCGGTGATGGGCGCTACCGTCCAGCGTCGCGGCGGCGTAGCTCGTCACGATGCCGTGGCCTGGGGCTTTGCTCGGGCCGCCGACGCACTGGGCGTGGACCTGATCCAGCAGACCGAAGTGATCGGTTTCCGTAAGGAAAACGGCGTATGCATCGGCGTTGAAACCAACAAGGGCTTCATCGGCGCCAAGCGCGTCGGCGTGGTCACCGCCGGTAACTCCGGGCACATGGCCAAACTCGCCGGTTTCCGTCTGCCGATCGAATCCCACCCGCTGCAAGCGCTGGTGTCCGAGCCGATCAAACCGATTATCGACAGCGTGATCATGTCCAACGCCGTACACGGTTACATCAGCCAGTCCGACAAGGGCGACCTGGTGATCGGCGCCGGTATCGACGGCTACAACGGCTACGGCCAGCGTGGTTCGTACCCGGTGATCGAGCACACCATCCAGGCCATCGTCGAGATGTTCCCGGTGCTGTCCCGCGTACGCATGAACCGTCAGTGGGGCGGCATCGTCGACACCACGCCGGATGCCTGCCCGATCATCTCGAAGACTCCGGTACCGAACATGTTCTTCAACTGCGGTTGGGGCACCGGCGGCTTCAAGGCCACACCTGGCTCGGGCAACGTGTTTGCCGCGAGTTTGGCCAAGGGTGAAATGCACCCATTGGCCGCACCTTTCTCCATCGACCGTTTCCACAACGGTGCGTTGATCGATGAACACGGCGCTGCTGCGGTTGCCCACTAA
- a CDS encoding TraX family protein gives MHVRQRDGALDLLKWLALLSMVLDHLRYVGYSADWLYVPGRLAFPWFCLAMAANLARASAVATSGQWRYLGWMLLFSAASEIPYRMFISNPDTLNVFPTLALGLLVARGWQQSTLQSRLLAVGALLLASFFSQRLMFGFFGVLLPWVMLLVIRRPWYFALLPGLVCLAANQWQVLYYSVRLGNHVAMAAVATCLIAPWLGLFLLRHLRDVKPLPMRRWAYALYPVHFLLLLLLRQIVA, from the coding sequence ATGCACGTGAGACAGCGTGACGGTGCACTGGATCTGCTCAAGTGGCTGGCGCTGCTGAGCATGGTCCTCGATCACCTGCGATATGTCGGTTACTCCGCCGATTGGCTGTATGTGCCGGGGCGGTTGGCGTTTCCGTGGTTTTGCCTGGCGATGGCGGCGAACCTGGCGCGGGCGTCGGCAGTCGCGACAAGCGGTCAGTGGCGTTATCTGGGCTGGATGTTGCTGTTTAGTGCGGCCAGCGAAATTCCCTACCGGATGTTCATTTCCAATCCCGACACGCTCAATGTGTTTCCCACACTGGCCCTTGGTCTGTTGGTGGCGCGGGGCTGGCAGCAATCGACGCTGCAATCGCGCTTGTTGGCGGTCGGCGCTTTGCTGTTGGCGTCGTTTTTCTCCCAGCGATTGATGTTCGGTTTCTTTGGCGTGCTGCTGCCGTGGGTGATGCTGCTGGTGATCCGTCGCCCGTGGTATTTCGCGCTGTTGCCGGGGCTGGTCTGTCTGGCCGCCAATCAATGGCAGGTGCTGTATTACTCCGTTCGATTGGGCAATCACGTGGCGATGGCGGCGGTTGCCACTTGTCTGATTGCGCCATGGCTGGGGCTGTTCTTGTTGCGACACCTGCGTGACGTAAAACCACTGCCGATGCGGCGGTGGGCGTATGCGCTGTATCCCGTGCATTTCCTGCTTTTGTTACTTCTTCGCCAGATCGTCGCATGA
- a CDS encoding sarcosine oxidase subunit delta, with the protein MLHIFCPHCGELRSEEEFHASGQAHIPRPLDPNSCTDEEWGDYMFFRDNPRGLHHELWIHAAGCRQYFNATRDTVTYEILETYKIGTKPQFTDKTDSPKAASTALGEKV; encoded by the coding sequence ATGTTGCATATCTTCTGTCCTCACTGCGGCGAGTTGCGCTCCGAAGAGGAATTCCACGCATCCGGCCAGGCGCACATCCCGCGTCCACTGGATCCGAACAGCTGCACCGACGAGGAGTGGGGCGACTACATGTTCTTCCGCGACAACCCTCGCGGTCTGCACCATGAGCTGTGGATTCACGCCGCCGGTTGCCGTCAGTACTTCAACGCCACCCGCGACACCGTGACCTACGAGATTCTCGAAACCTACAAGATCGGCACCAAGCCACAATTCACCGACAAGACCGATAGCCCGAAAGCGGCCAGCACGGCTCTGGGAGAGAAGGTATGA
- a CDS encoding electron transfer flavoprotein subunit beta, with the protein MSTKIISLVSIGAHPTSGRPRRAEQDARAVELGLQLAGDNLQVLHAGDVAEPALRAYLGMGLEQLHVLEQPQGADALPALTAYLRDAGAQVVLTGSQAETGEGSGMLPFLLAESLGWPLVVGLAQVESIDGGSALVLQALPRGQRRRLKVRLPFLATVDNAAPKPRQSAYGPARRGLLQANDVEVVDDELLAVATLQPAKPRPKRLKVIKAKSGADRMKAATAKASGGGGQVLKGVTPQAGAEAILKLLIEEGVVR; encoded by the coding sequence ATGAGCACGAAAATCATCAGCCTGGTGTCCATCGGCGCCCACCCGACTTCCGGTCGACCACGTCGCGCGGAGCAGGATGCGCGGGCGGTGGAACTGGGTCTGCAACTGGCTGGGGATAACTTGCAGGTGCTGCATGCCGGCGACGTCGCCGAGCCTGCGTTGCGCGCGTATCTGGGCATGGGCCTTGAGCAACTCCACGTGCTGGAGCAACCGCAAGGCGCCGACGCGCTGCCGGCTTTGACCGCGTATTTGCGTGACGCTGGGGCACAAGTGGTGCTGACCGGCAGTCAGGCGGAAACCGGTGAAGGCTCGGGCATGTTGCCGTTTCTTCTGGCGGAAAGCCTCGGTTGGCCGCTGGTGGTGGGGCTGGCGCAGGTCGAGTCCATCGACGGTGGTTCGGCGCTGGTGCTGCAAGCCTTGCCCCGTGGTCAGCGTCGTCGTTTGAAAGTGCGGCTGCCGTTTCTGGCGACTGTGGATAACGCCGCACCGAAGCCTCGGCAGAGTGCTTACGGCCCGGCCCGGCGCGGCCTTCTGCAGGCCAATGACGTAGAAGTCGTCGACGATGAACTGCTGGCGGTTGCGACATTGCAACCCGCCAAGCCACGGCCAAAACGCTTGAAGGTGATCAAGGCCAAGAGCGGCGCCGATCGGATGAAAGCCGCAACGGCAAAAGCCAGTGGTGGTGGCGGACAAGTACTCAAAGGCGTAACCCCCCAGGCCGGTGCCGAAGCCATCCTCAAATTGCTGATTGAAGAAGGCGTGGTTCGCTAA
- a CDS encoding GNAT family N-acetyltransferase: MAVEFRSAVRTDAREIARLFQISSEGASDYIWSQLAEPGQDLLDVGTIRYSRDDVDFSYQNCLIAEADGQVIGMLHSYAMRHDPEAVPTTDPVLAPYADMEVPDTLYISSLALHEGWRNRGLGVQFLAHAQERANELGLQGLSLIDYAANTGARRFYERHGFAIIKTCQVAPHPMIRVTGDAYLMHRP, from the coding sequence ATGGCAGTTGAATTTCGTTCGGCGGTCCGCACTGATGCGCGTGAGATTGCGCGTCTGTTCCAGATCTCATCAGAAGGTGCTTCAGACTACATCTGGAGCCAGTTGGCCGAGCCTGGCCAGGATTTGCTGGACGTAGGTACCATTCGTTACTCCCGTGACGACGTGGATTTCTCCTACCAGAACTGCCTGATTGCGGAGGCCGACGGCCAAGTCATCGGCATGCTGCACAGCTACGCCATGCGCCACGATCCTGAGGCCGTGCCAACCACCGACCCGGTGCTGGCGCCGTACGCCGACATGGAAGTGCCCGACACGCTCTACATCTCCAGCCTCGCGCTGCACGAAGGCTGGCGCAATCGGGGCCTTGGCGTGCAATTTCTCGCCCATGCCCAGGAACGCGCCAACGAGCTCGGGCTCCAGGGCTTGAGCCTGATCGACTATGCCGCCAATACCGGTGCCCGGCGCTTCTATGAGCGACACGGCTTTGCAATCATCAAGACTTGCCAGGTCGCACCTCATCCAATGATCCGCGTCACGGGTGACGCCTATCTTATGCACAGGCCCTGA